From a single Anabas testudineus chromosome 5, fAnaTes1.2, whole genome shotgun sequence genomic region:
- the LOC113155509 gene encoding cytochrome c oxidase subunit 6C-1 — protein sequence MSLPKPMMRGLLAKRLRFHLPIAFGLAIGAALTFGVGEPRKRAYAEFYKQYDSTKEFNAMREAGIFESVRPSGE from the exons ATGTCTCTGCCAAAGCCTATGATGAGGGGACTGCTGGCAAAGCGTCTGAGGTTTCACCTGCCTATCGCTTTCGGTCTGGCTATAGGAGCTGCATTAACA TTCGGAGTGGGAGAACCCAGGAAACGTGCCTATGCTGAATTCTACAAACAGTACGACTCCACCAAAGAGTTCAATGCCATGAGGGAAGCTGGCATTTTTGAGAGTGTGCGACCCTCTGGGGAGTAA